In a genomic window of Streptomyces noursei ATCC 11455:
- a CDS encoding VOC family protein: protein MPFAPCLSVKDTAASIAFYKKLGFDVDSSTASPGDDIHMLTYQGGFCGMLYSNADLKNWLPVLADTPIGFAGMFYLAVDNFDAAHDHIAEHAEIIKDTDTDHTGQRMFYFRDPDGYVIGINDQAALQASDLGKYA, encoded by the coding sequence ATGCCGTTCGCTCCCTGCCTGAGCGTCAAGGACACCGCCGCCAGCATCGCGTTCTACAAGAAGCTCGGCTTCGACGTCGATTCCAGCACCGCCAGCCCAGGGGACGACATTCACATGCTGACCTACCAGGGCGGATTCTGCGGGATGCTCTACAGCAACGCCGACCTGAAGAACTGGCTGCCCGTCCTGGCGGACACCCCCATCGGGTTCGCCGGCATGTTCTACCTTGCCGTGGACAACTTCGACGCCGCCCACGACCACATCGCCGAGCACGCCGAGATCATCAAGGACACCGACACTGACCACACCGGCCAGCGCATGTTCTACTTCCGCGACCCCGACGGCTACGTCATCGGCATCAACGACCAGGCCGCCCTTCAGGCCAGCGACCTCGGCAAATACGCCTGA
- the uppS gene encoding polyprenyl diphosphate synthase: protein MRVTDPLYALYARRLRRQLQGGELPRHIGLIMDGNRRWARQRGIGNPSLGHKYGAEHVENVLSWCEALQIRHVTVFVCSAENLQRRGDAEVAFLMQVIEEVLTRHLARPLPCWQVHIAGALDTLPDTTARALKEAVEVTRECPTGAHVTLAVGYGGRQELVDAMRDLLYEQAETDRPLRDLAAHLTADDIARHLYTAGQPDPDLVIRTSGEQRMSNFLLWQGAYSELYFCEAYWPAFREIDFLRAVRAYAARQRRYGA, encoded by the coding sequence GTGCGTGTCACCGACCCCCTCTACGCCCTGTACGCCCGCCGACTTCGCCGACAACTCCAGGGCGGGGAACTGCCCAGGCACATCGGACTGATCATGGATGGCAACCGCCGCTGGGCGCGCCAACGAGGTATCGGGAACCCGAGCCTCGGCCATAAGTACGGTGCAGAGCACGTCGAGAACGTGCTGTCCTGGTGCGAGGCCCTCCAGATCAGGCATGTCACTGTGTTCGTCTGCTCCGCCGAGAATCTCCAACGGCGCGGCGACGCCGAGGTCGCCTTCCTGATGCAGGTGATCGAGGAAGTCCTGACCCGGCACCTCGCCCGGCCGCTGCCGTGCTGGCAGGTGCATATCGCCGGAGCGCTCGACACGCTGCCCGACACCACTGCCCGCGCCCTCAAAGAGGCAGTCGAGGTCACACGGGAGTGCCCCACAGGGGCGCACGTGACCCTCGCCGTCGGTTACGGCGGCCGCCAGGAACTCGTGGACGCCATGCGGGATCTGCTGTACGAGCAGGCGGAGACCGACAGGCCGTTGCGGGACCTCGCCGCCCACCTGACCGCGGACGACATCGCCCGCCACCTGTACACCGCCGGCCAGCCGGACCCAGACCTCGTCATCCGCACCAGCGGAGAGCAGCGCATGTCGAACTTCCTACTATGGCAGGGCGCTTACTCAGAACTGTACTTCTGCGAGGCGTATTGGCCGGCATTCCGTGAGATCGACTTCCTGCGTGCCGTACGCGCGTACGCCGCCCGACAGCGCCGCTACGGCGCCTGA
- a CDS encoding MarR family winged helix-turn-helix transcriptional regulator, whose amino-acid sequence MTRTIEAFERMTGERLGRGSLSSALTRLRGKGLIEYLDGEGRRRPMRLTFAGREMLKGEIEVLAQVAGRIFEAVVPDKIATRIGSPPPISRTPTSRPYSTRWPSNQATLSWTWAAGRAPTSVRWHVQQHPQGWF is encoded by the coding sequence GTGACACGCACCATCGAAGCCTTTGAGCGGATGACCGGCGAGAGACTCGGCCGCGGCAGCCTGTCCAGCGCGTTGACACGGCTGCGCGGCAAGGGATTGATCGAGTATCTGGACGGAGAGGGCAGGCGACGCCCGATGCGTCTGACCTTTGCCGGCCGCGAGATGCTCAAAGGCGAAATCGAGGTCCTTGCCCAGGTCGCGGGGCGCATCTTCGAGGCCGTGGTCCCCGACAAGATCGCCACCAGGATCGGCTCGCCACCACCGATCTCGCGCACTCCTACAAGCAGGCCGTACTCGACACGCTGGCCATCCAACCAGGCCACCTTGTCCTGGACCTGGGCTGCGGGCCGGGCACCGACCTCGGTGCGCTGGCACGTGCAGCAGCACCCGCAGGGATGGTTCTAG
- a CDS encoding methyltransferase domain-containing protein → MGCGPGTDLGALARAAAPAGMVLGVDSDPQMARQALTRVAGLPHADVLMADVHTLPLPPCSADRVRTDRVLQHAADVPGVLAEARRVLRPGGRFVMAEPDWDSLAVDHPDLDVARAYTRHITDRIVRNAIVGRQLPRLAEQAGFAVTSVVPVTSVFREVRSAD, encoded by the coding sequence CTGGGCTGCGGGCCGGGCACCGACCTCGGTGCGCTGGCACGTGCAGCAGCACCCGCAGGGATGGTTCTAGGGGTCGACTCCGACCCTCAGATGGCCCGTCAGGCGCTGACCCGCGTTGCCGGCCTGCCGCACGCCGATGTGCTGATGGCCGACGTGCATACGCTGCCGCTGCCCCCTTGCTCTGCGGATCGGGTGCGCACCGACCGCGTGCTCCAACACGCTGCCGACGTTCCTGGGGTTCTGGCGGAGGCGCGGCGGGTCCTGCGTCCTGGCGGCCGATTCGTCATGGCCGAGCCCGACTGGGACTCACTCGCCGTCGACCACCCGGACCTGGATGTCGCCCGGGCGTACACCCGCCATATCACCGACCGGATCGTGCGCAATGCCATCGTCGGGCGGCAGCTGCCTCGGCTGGCCGAGCAAGCGGGATTCGCCGTCACGTCAGTCGTCCCGGTCACCTCGGTCTTTCGCGAAGTCCGTTCCGCCGACTAG
- a CDS encoding transposase — protein sequence MLGLTGVGPDSASILLIAAGDNHDRLRDEASLVALCGASPVEHSSGKNQRRRLDQGGNRQANVAL from the coding sequence TTGCTCGGACTCACCGGCGTCGGCCCGGACAGCGCGTCCATCTTGCTCATAGCCGCCGGCGACAACCACGACCGCCTCCGCGACGAGGCGTCCCTCGTGGCCCTGTGCGGCGCCAGCCCAGTCGAACACTCCTCCGGCAAGAACCAACGCCGACGGCTCGACCAAGGCGGGAACCGACAGGCCAACGTCGCCCTTTAG